One genomic window of Chitinophagaceae bacterium includes the following:
- a CDS encoding T9SS type A sorting domain-containing protein, translated as MEALAGLMEAGYDSYISIAMAIAADDFNNTYITGYARGSNKDKSVTIKFSSAGVVQWTRIDSADYMLPYDIALDAGNNVIVFGERDLTMFVTKYDNSGIELWSTDFTALSGIDVWPLSMAIDQFDNILMLGASETGDYWENYNYTTVKYSPSGVLQWYADYDNSYDTNSEDKLQLAGFDSYGNVIVTGYTEDDASLDFFKVDVFKYEKGAVVTGIENPPSYTSVFPNPFHQTFQLELQGNEEYLTLELYNALGEMVLHKEISGRQAMINTGITSPGMYLAILKKDSKIISKFKMVAD; from the coding sequence ATGGAAGCATTGGCTGGACTCATGGAAGCGGGTTATGATAGTTATATATCTATAGCGATGGCCATTGCTGCAGACGATTTTAACAACACTTATATTACAGGTTATGCTCGTGGCTCTAACAAAGACAAATCCGTAACCATTAAATTTTCTTCTGCAGGTGTTGTACAGTGGACCAGGATCGATAGCGCAGATTATATGCTTCCATATGATATAGCACTTGATGCAGGCAACAACGTTATCGTATTTGGAGAAAGGGATCTTACCATGTTCGTTACCAAATATGATAATTCAGGCATCGAACTTTGGAGCACCGACTTCACTGCATTGAGCGGCATAGATGTATGGCCCCTCAGTATGGCTATTGATCAATTTGATAATATCCTAATGCTGGGCGCTTCTGAAACAGGAGATTATTGGGAAAATTACAACTATACAACCGTCAAATATTCTCCTTCCGGTGTGTTGCAGTGGTATGCAGATTATGATAACTCCTATGATACCAATTCGGAAGACAAACTACAGTTGGCAGGTTTTGACAGTTATGGAAATGTGATTGTTACAGGTTACACCGAGGACGATGCCAGTCTGGATTTCTTTAAGGTCGATGTTTTCAAATACGAAAAGGGTGCAGTGGTCACAGGTATTGAAAATCCTCCATCCTATACAAGTGTATTTCCCAATCCTTTTCATCAAACATTCCAGCTTGAATTACAGGGCAATGAAGAATATTTAACCCTGGAACTCTACAATGCGCTTGGTGAAATGGTATTGCATAAAGAGATATCCGGCAGGCAGGCAATGATAAATACCGGCATTACTTCACCGGGAATGTACCTGGCCATTCTTAAAAAAGATTCGAAGATCATCAGCAAATTCAAAATGGTCGCTGATTAA
- a CDS encoding DUF4331 family protein → MKSIIKISAKVVLVAGVIGALLYFSSKHTDLEASSHREAPMIANDPLADNTDLYAFRSPDDPNYITIIAGYVPLELPQGGPNYYSFGTDVSYEIHIKNDAATAGDDIKYQFRFRKENEDPSTFFNIRLGAQNLKTTYSCWKTENGISKGIVSNGVVPPPNIGPRSIEDPTLGLGSTYEALYTSAVTQASGPGGEIVYCGPADDPFFVDLGGVFDLGQTRAGGTGVNAPVDAVACHNVHVIAMKIPIATLQKDGKNVQQAANILDGDYVIGVWASASRKKVTTLKSNGTTVVVSGQSPLVQVSRLGMPLTNEAVIPIGDKDYWNSTTPYNDASFEPYFCNPELGLYMDDDLFGGAVPGLAPLRIQKASQTVLGNVDFTNGADGLFAIYGNPATIGTALDPNIFGGYLLRKSQPRSVDLLPIFYTGVPNLAPYQLAVGKPDGNPLAPGKPFVNNFLPTFGDMLRLNMAVPPTPRNDPKFSSEGLIQAAVLGLTDPAYNTTTALQFIPNMDGFPNGRRLEDDVTRIELQAVGGVALAAIGLWYDDHTIGIGQSPVTTDLLDVLGYTTGIEANDTAFRAAFPYVQVPWSGYGKCSGPAGIYMSGMRAGGLDIGAPEIVAVQNYPNPFTDVTNFKYHLTADSRVTIRVVDLTGKFIATVEDQPKKVGSYVVSWNAPANLATGVYIATVAYNGIVTATMKINHVK, encoded by the coding sequence ATGAAATCAATTATAAAAATTTCAGCGAAAGTGGTGCTTGTGGCAGGTGTCATTGGGGCTTTACTGTATTTCTCTTCGAAGCATACAGACCTTGAAGCATCCAGCCACCGCGAAGCACCCATGATTGCCAATGATCCATTGGCAGATAATACTGACCTGTATGCATTCAGAAGTCCTGATGATCCGAATTACATCACGATCATCGCAGGATATGTTCCTCTTGAATTACCACAGGGCGGTCCTAATTACTATTCATTCGGAACAGATGTTTCGTATGAAATTCACATCAAGAATGATGCAGCTACTGCAGGTGATGATATCAAGTACCAATTCCGTTTCAGGAAGGAGAATGAAGATCCTTCAACGTTCTTTAACATCCGTTTGGGTGCACAAAACCTGAAGACCACGTATTCATGCTGGAAAACGGAGAATGGTATTTCCAAAGGAATAGTATCCAACGGCGTTGTACCACCTCCGAATATTGGCCCGCGTTCTATTGAAGATCCTACTCTTGGTTTAGGAAGCACCTATGAAGCATTGTATACTTCTGCTGTTACACAAGCTTCAGGTCCGGGTGGTGAAATTGTTTACTGCGGTCCTGCCGATGATCCTTTCTTTGTTGATCTTGGTGGTGTGTTTGATCTTGGTCAGACACGCGCTGGTGGAACAGGAGTTAATGCTCCTGTGGATGCAGTAGCTTGTCACAATGTGCATGTGATCGCGATGAAAATTCCGATTGCAACTTTGCAAAAAGATGGTAAGAATGTTCAGCAGGCAGCGAATATCCTGGATGGAGATTATGTAATTGGTGTGTGGGCGTCAGCCAGTCGTAAAAAAGTGACTACGCTGAAATCAAATGGCACCACAGTGGTGGTATCAGGTCAATCACCGTTGGTGCAGGTGTCCCGTTTGGGAATGCCGCTTACCAATGAAGCAGTGATTCCGATTGGTGATAAGGATTATTGGAATTCAACTACACCATACAATGATGCATCATTCGAACCCTATTTCTGTAATCCTGAATTAGGTCTTTACATGGATGATGACCTTTTTGGTGGCGCGGTTCCGGGATTAGCTCCATTGCGCATACAAAAGGCATCACAAACAGTATTGGGTAATGTTGACTTTACCAATGGTGCTGATGGTCTGTTTGCGATTTATGGAAATCCAGCGACCATTGGAACAGCGCTTGACCCGAATATTTTTGGCGGTTACCTGCTTCGCAAAAGCCAGCCAAGATCAGTTGATCTGTTGCCGATATTTTACACAGGTGTTCCGAATCTTGCACCTTATCAGCTTGCGGTTGGAAAACCGGATGGTAATCCACTTGCTCCCGGAAAACCTTTCGTGAATAATTTTCTGCCAACGTTTGGTGATATGCTTCGTCTGAACATGGCCGTTCCGCCAACACCTCGCAATGATCCTAAATTCAGCTCAGAAGGTTTGATTCAGGCAGCAGTGCTTGGCTTAACTGATCCGGCTTACAATACAACTACTGCATTGCAGTTTATTCCAAACATGGATGGATTTCCGAATGGAAGAAGACTGGAAGATGATGTAACACGCATTGAATTACAAGCGGTGGGTGGTGTTGCACTTGCAGCGATCGGGTTGTGGTACGATGATCATACCATTGGCATCGGACAAAGTCCGGTTACAACTGATCTGTTGGATGTGCTTGGTTATACCACCGGTATTGAAGCAAATGATACTGCTTTCCGTGCAGCATTTCCTTATGTGCAAGTGCCCTGGAGTGGTTATGGCAAATGCAGCGGACCGGCAGGCATTTACATGTCGGGCATGAGAGCAGGAGGTTTGGATATCGGAGCACCTGAAATAGTAGCGGTGCAGAATTATCCGAATCCGTTTACAGATGTAACCAACTTCAAATATCATCTGACTGCAGATTCAAGAGTTACGATCCGCGTCGTTGATCTTACCGGTAAATTCATTGCAACCGTAGAGGATCAACCGAAGAAAGTTGGTAGTTATGTAGTGAGTTGGAATGCTCCTGCAAATCTTGCAACAGGTGTTTACATTGCAACAGTAGCTTACAATGGAATAGTAACAGCGACCATGAAAATCAATCATGTAAAATAA
- a CDS encoding DUF4331 domain-containing protein — translation MKQKLNTLFKVALLSLVVGGLLYVGSNRDLLVASSHREAPLISDDPLADNTDLYCFRSPEDPDRIIIMANYIPLELPMGGPNYSTFGQDINYEIHIKNDASTAGDDITYRFKFSATNEDPTTFFNIRLGLQNIKTTYKCLKSVDGSPFEKIAEGPVPPNNIGPRSIEDPVVGLGTNYDQLISDAITTADDGSTIYCGPADDPFFVDLGGIFDLGQTRNGGTGADAPRDGIAGRNVHVIAMSIPINKLQKDGKSVQQAANILDGDFVIGVWASASRKKVKTLDGTGGAVSTGKYVQVSRLGMPLTNEAIIPIGKKDLWNWTTPYNDAQFEQYFTNPELALYMDDALFGTAVPALSQLRIQKASQTVLGNVNFGNGNDGLFVLYGNAATTGTALDPAIFGGYLLRDNEPRSVDILPIFYTGVPNLAPYQLAVGKPDGNPLAAGKPFVNNFLPTFGDMLRLNMAVPVTPRDDPKFSSEGLIQAAVLGLTDPAYNGTTDLQFIPNMDGFPNGRRLEDDVTRIELQAVGGVALAAIGLWYDDHTIGIGQSPVTQDLLDVLTYSTGVESNDAPFKTSFPFAASPWSGYDYHYNYTY, via the coding sequence ATGAAACAAAAGCTTAACACCCTATTCAAGGTTGCTTTGTTGTCACTGGTAGTAGGAGGCCTCCTCTACGTTGGTAGCAATCGCGACTTGTTGGTAGCTTCCAGTCATCGCGAAGCACCACTGATTTCAGATGATCCGTTAGCAGACAACACGGATCTCTATTGCTTCCGCTCGCCGGAAGATCCTGATCGTATCATCATCATGGCCAACTACATTCCCCTGGAGTTGCCTATGGGTGGTCCGAATTACAGCACTTTTGGTCAGGATATCAATTATGAAATCCATATCAAAAATGATGCGTCCACAGCAGGTGATGATATCACCTACCGTTTCAAATTTTCTGCGACAAATGAAGATCCTACTACATTCTTCAACATTCGTCTCGGATTACAAAACATTAAGACTACCTACAAATGCCTGAAGAGTGTTGATGGCAGTCCATTTGAAAAGATTGCCGAAGGTCCGGTACCACCCAACAACATTGGACCTCGTTCCATTGAAGATCCTGTTGTGGGTTTGGGCACCAACTACGATCAACTGATCAGTGATGCGATCACTACGGCGGATGATGGTTCAACTATTTATTGCGGACCTGCTGACGATCCATTCTTCGTTGACCTCGGAGGCATTTTTGATCTCGGCCAGACACGCAATGGCGGAACCGGAGCTGATGCTCCCCGTGATGGTATTGCAGGCCGTAATGTGCATGTGATTGCCATGAGCATTCCAATTAACAAACTACAGAAAGATGGCAAAAGCGTTCAACAAGCTGCCAACATTCTTGACGGTGATTTCGTGATTGGTGTATGGGCTTCAGCGAGCCGCAAAAAAGTGAAAACACTTGATGGTACCGGCGGTGCAGTAAGTACAGGAAAATATGTACAGGTTTCCAGATTGGGCATGCCATTGACCAATGAAGCCATTATCCCGATAGGTAAAAAAGATTTGTGGAACTGGACGACACCTTACAATGATGCACAGTTTGAACAATACTTTACCAATCCTGAATTGGCTCTTTACATGGATGATGCTTTGTTCGGAACAGCCGTGCCTGCATTGTCACAACTCCGGATTCAAAAAGCTTCACAAACTGTGTTAGGCAATGTGAACTTTGGAAACGGCAATGATGGATTGTTTGTGCTTTATGGAAATGCCGCTACTACCGGAACCGCTTTGGATCCTGCCATTTTCGGCGGCTATTTATTGCGCGATAATGAACCACGTTCAGTAGATATTCTCCCGATCTTTTATACAGGTGTTCCGAATCTTGCACCTTATCAATTAGCAGTTGGCAAACCTGATGGCAATCCTTTAGCCGCTGGTAAACCATTCGTAAATAATTTTCTTCCAACATTCGGCGACATGCTTCGGTTGAATATGGCAGTGCCTGTTACCCCACGGGATGATCCGAAGTTCAGTTCTGAAGGGTTGATTCAGGCAGCAGTGCTTGGCTTGACTGACCCTGCTTACAATGGAACAACGGATCTGCAATTCATTCCTAACATGGATGGATTCCCGAATGGAAGACGTTTGGAAGATGATGTTACACGTATTGAATTACAAGCTGTGGGTGGTGTTGCACTTGCTGCTATCGGACTCTGGTACGATGACCACACAATTGGTATCGGTCAGAGCCCTGTAACGCAGGATTTATTGGATGTGCTCACTTACTCTACAGGTGTTGAATCCAATGATGCGCCTTTCAAAACATCCTTCCCGTTCGCTGCCAGTCCCTGGAGCGGATACGACTACCATTATAACTACACCTACTAA
- a CDS encoding T9SS type A sorting domain-containing protein — protein sequence MVGGHACKKISVTYYQYSGAVTHPPSIFTYQENDTVFYYNILYSKYFPLYIFNVSQGDTLVFHSPIIPSNPADTLWQSIIDSVTNFVVDNDTLEWIWTTEPNLDAYSFQGGYIEKLGCPFLMLHQPHAIFPEWDGPMRCYNDSEISFNFNTYPCDYLLTNGINENKNQFGLFIFPNPASYELNVQTKLNREFRFSICNSFGQLMNTGILQPGAAKIPLSNYSNGLYSIELNDGSRTERQFFPVAH from the coding sequence ATGGTTGGCGGTCATGCGTGTAAAAAAATCTCCGTTACTTATTATCAATATTCCGGCGCGGTAACTCATCCTCCATCCATCTTTACTTACCAGGAAAACGATACAGTTTTCTATTACAATATCCTTTACTCAAAATATTTTCCGCTTTATATTTTCAACGTTTCGCAAGGTGACACGTTGGTTTTTCATTCACCCATCATTCCTTCCAATCCTGCCGACACGTTGTGGCAATCCATTATTGACTCAGTTACAAATTTTGTTGTAGACAATGATACCCTTGAATGGATTTGGACAACTGAACCCAATCTGGATGCATATTCATTCCAGGGAGGTTATATTGAGAAACTTGGTTGTCCTTTTTTAATGTTGCATCAGCCGCATGCCATTTTCCCCGAATGGGATGGACCGATGAGATGCTATAATGACAGTGAAATCTCATTCAATTTCAACACCTATCCATGCGACTATCTTCTTACCAACGGTATAAATGAAAACAAAAATCAGTTCGGACTTTTCATCTTTCCAAATCCTGCCTCGTATGAACTCAACGTTCAAACTAAACTGAACCGGGAGTTTCGATTCAGCATCTGCAATTCGTTTGGGCAATTAATGAATACGGGAATTTTACAACCAGGCGCTGCAAAAATTCCGCTCAGCAATTATTCCAACGGACTTTATAGCATTGAATTAAATGATGGCAGCAGAACTGAACGACAATTTTTCCCGGTAGCGCACTAA
- a CDS encoding SDR family NAD(P)-dependent oxidoreductase, giving the protein MQNRTVIITGANGNLGMAVVEKFLQSGHKVIGTARQQSMLDAFPKNENLEVRIVDLANENDTSAFVASIISKYKKVDAALMLAGGFASGDIAKANDEELLKMYNLNFMTAYHIARPLFAHMKENAFGRLIFVGARPALDAAAGKSNMAYALSKSLVIKLAELLNTDAKGTNVTATVFVPSTIDTPPNRKSMPNANFDDWVKAEQIADLMEMACSETGNPLRETVLKVYANA; this is encoded by the coding sequence ATGCAAAACAGAACTGTCATCATCACCGGTGCGAATGGTAATTTAGGAATGGCTGTGGTGGAAAAATTTCTGCAAAGCGGACACAAAGTGATAGGAACCGCGCGACAGCAAAGTATGCTTGATGCTTTCCCAAAAAATGAAAATCTGGAAGTACGTATTGTAGATCTTGCGAATGAAAATGATACTTCAGCTTTTGTCGCATCCATCATTTCAAAATATAAAAAAGTGGATGCTGCGCTTATGCTTGCCGGCGGATTTGCTTCAGGTGATATCGCGAAAGCAAATGATGAGGAGCTTTTAAAAATGTATAACCTGAATTTTATGACTGCTTACCATATTGCACGTCCACTATTTGCACATATGAAAGAAAACGCATTTGGCAGGTTGATTTTTGTTGGAGCACGACCGGCGCTCGATGCTGCTGCAGGTAAAAGCAATATGGCTTATGCGCTATCCAAATCATTGGTGATTAAGCTTGCCGAATTATTAAACACCGATGCAAAAGGAACAAATGTAACGGCGACCGTTTTTGTGCCAAGCACCATTGATACGCCTCCCAACAGAAAGAGCATGCCCAATGCAAATTTTGATGATTGGGTAAAAGCAGAACAAATTGCCGATCTGATGGAAATGGCTTGTTCTGAAACAGGAAATCCGCTGAGGGAAACTGTTTTGAAAGTGTATGCTAATGCTTGA
- the nuoK gene encoding NADH-quinone oxidoreductase subunit NuoK, producing the protein MMPQIFQTVPIEHFVYLSAVLFVIGVVGVLTRSNAIIIFMSVELMLNSVNLLLVAFSAYHQDPAGQIFVFFIMAVAAAEVAVGLAIITMIYRNTHSVNINDMSRMKN; encoded by the coding sequence ATGATGCCGCAGATTTTTCAGACAGTTCCTATTGAGCACTTCGTTTACCTGAGTGCTGTTTTGTTTGTGATTGGAGTAGTTGGTGTACTCACACGCAGCAATGCAATCATCATCTTTATGAGTGTGGAGTTGATGCTGAATTCAGTCAATCTTTTACTGGTTGCCTTTTCGGCTTATCACCAGGATCCTGCCGGACAGATTTTTGTTTTCTTTATTATGGCGGTGGCTGCGGCTGAAGTGGCTGTTGGTCTTGCTATCATTACCATGATTTATCGAAATACGCATTCGGTGAATATTAATGATATGAGCAGGATGAAGAATTAG
- the nuoI gene encoding NADH-quinone oxidoreductase subunit NuoI, with protein sequence MQAVSNRRKILEQKKMTMVERMYLPAIFQGMGITLRHFFKRKATIQYPETKRAVPAVFRGLHVLRRDENGAERCTACGLCAVACPAEAITMEAGERKAGEERLYREEKYAVKYEINMLRCIFCGFCEDACPKEAIFLETTFAPASFNRNDFIYAKDRLVEGFKRNEIVPPITTLKDA encoded by the coding sequence ATGCAAGCAGTTAGTAATAGAAGAAAAATTCTGGAACAGAAGAAAATGACGATGGTGGAAAGGATGTACCTGCCTGCTATTTTCCAGGGCATGGGCATTACACTGCGACATTTTTTCAAGCGAAAGGCAACTATACAATATCCTGAGACCAAACGTGCAGTGCCCGCAGTATTCCGCGGACTGCATGTATTGCGGCGTGATGAAAATGGTGCTGAGCGATGCACTGCCTGTGGTTTATGCGCAGTGGCTTGCCCCGCGGAAGCGATTACTATGGAGGCGGGCGAGCGGAAAGCCGGTGAGGAGCGTTTGTACCGGGAAGAAAAGTATGCAGTGAAATATGAGATCAACATGCTGCGCTGTATCTTCTGCGGATTTTGTGAAGATGCTTGTCCTAAAGAAGCCATTTTTTTAGAAACCACTTTTGCGCCTGCAAGCTTTAACCGCAATGATTTCATTTATGCAAAAGACAGGTTGGTAGAAGGCTTTAAAAGAAATGAAATTGTGCCACCGATAACCACTTTAAAGGACGCATAG
- a CDS encoding NADH-quinone oxidoreductase subunit J — protein MLTSAFYFIAFVTIFFAIMVVVSKNPIHSVLYLVLTFFCISANYIFMLDATFVGMVNVIVYAGAIMVLFLYVLMMMNLDSIAEQKRSAMFKISAGVTGGLLLLLLVAALKDASLQVQQEAAIADQRIGSIKVLGFILYSKYQMPFEVASILFLVAMTGAVVLGKKDASDRSIGLEAIK, from the coding sequence ATGCTCACTTCAGCTTTTTATTTCATAGCATTTGTCACCATCTTTTTTGCCATCATGGTGGTGGTTTCAAAGAATCCGATACACAGTGTGTTGTACCTGGTGCTCACTTTTTTTTGCATTTCGGCCAATTACATTTTCATGCTGGATGCCACTTTCGTGGGAATGGTAAATGTGATTGTGTACGCAGGTGCCATTATGGTATTGTTTCTCTATGTGTTGATGATGATGAATCTCGATAGCATCGCAGAGCAGAAGCGCTCGGCTATGTTTAAGATCAGTGCAGGTGTTACCGGTGGCCTCTTATTACTGTTGCTTGTTGCAGCATTAAAAGATGCCAGTCTGCAGGTGCAACAGGAAGCAGCTATTGCAGATCAACGCATTGGTTCCATAAAAGTGCTTGGCTTCATCCTGTATTCCAAGTATCAAATGCCATTTGAAGTTGCTTCTATTTTGTTTTTAGTGGCAATGACCGGCGCAGTGGTGCTGGGGAAAAAGGATGCCAGTGACCGTTCGATAGGACTGGAAGCGATAAAGTGA
- a CDS encoding T9SS type A sorting domain-containing protein, giving the protein MKTKFLFLLLLQVPFWEYLSAQNPSLVVDINTDPLSLIIYESGLLVYNDRLYFSAVDNAGPYLCSTDGTMAGTTRDLKPGINYSADGPLNSRCTVSDGFLYYCAGATDVGANQLWKTDGTPGGSQLLGGLNCNNLIDLSGIIYFSATDAAHGNEIWRTDGTPAGTYLFKDIVAGANSSDPLSPAAILGNKIIFNADYGLLYVTDGTTAGTFPLQQNSDQEGYLFYDCMVNFQGAVYFIIRDDLSNASLWKTDGTVSGTVLVKGIETSLTFYGDVADLVVAGNQLFFMAETEDFGKELWVSDGTSEGTKMVADIRPGTEDGLWDGSYGLYPINDKVYFGANDGMKGNEPWCSDGTAAGTQRITDLKPNGGSSDPFSFVALGDKILFSARMGGLDNDLFITDGTAAGTSFLSETPFPSTLYFIASFGGKIYYINDLVYQRAELWVTDGTVTGTQQFEIPIAQNASSMPAAMVSLGPSKYIFSIWDDDSLSQMWFTDGTTAGSEKIFTNAKKDEILIAPEALNGTAFFVSLDSAYFPELWKTDGTVQGTVKVKNMEPYFDGGTVILNNLLYFIGNDLTSQYHQLWRTDGTEAGTYPVSELDYSAADNLVLYYNHLFFSAGTDSYGFELWTSDGTAAGTMMFKDIKEGTGSAYPDNIASANGKLYFAAETNDVGLEPWISDGTPDGTVLLKDALAGINDSDPGKFTAIGDFVYFSAADVLYTKQLWKTDGTNTTIILDGIDGYDGYSLSEFTEYNGRLYFVIGHSMLATLNDAETKTESVYEMAGEISNLHEVNNELYFTVMNTDNFFPVGHLWQSNGTTSGTYQLDFFPAVVSELSTEVSGQILLTDGNLMFLGLNDEATGTELWKYEAAGNTGIQNHVSNSSLLNVFPNPSSSGVFQFNVPELKNPALLELSDISGRKVYEEKIGNGSGAIDISGFSKGLYVLTISNQELRSVSKLIYE; this is encoded by the coding sequence ATGAAGACAAAGTTCTTATTCCTCCTCTTATTACAGGTTCCGTTTTGGGAGTACCTATCCGCACAAAATCCTTCCCTGGTGGTAGATATCAATACAGATCCGCTGTCGCTGATCATCTATGAATCAGGATTGCTTGTCTATAACGATCGCCTCTATTTTTCAGCAGTCGACAATGCAGGGCCTTATCTATGTAGCACTGACGGAACTATGGCCGGAACAACGAGAGACCTGAAACCGGGAATCAATTATTCAGCAGACGGCCCGCTTAATTCCAGGTGTACAGTCTCGGATGGTTTTCTTTACTACTGCGCAGGGGCAACCGATGTGGGTGCCAATCAACTATGGAAAACAGACGGAACACCCGGTGGCAGTCAGTTGCTCGGTGGATTAAATTGTAATAACCTGATTGACCTCTCCGGTATTATCTATTTTTCAGCCACCGATGCAGCACATGGAAATGAAATATGGAGGACCGATGGTACACCAGCAGGAACCTACCTCTTTAAAGATATCGTTGCAGGTGCAAACAGTTCTGATCCGTTATCCCCCGCAGCTATTCTTGGCAATAAAATTATTTTTAACGCTGATTACGGTCTATTATACGTGACAGATGGAACAACGGCAGGCACATTCCCCCTGCAACAGAATTCGGATCAGGAAGGATATCTTTTTTACGACTGTATGGTGAATTTTCAGGGTGCTGTCTATTTTATTATTCGCGATGATTTAAGTAATGCGAGCCTTTGGAAAACGGATGGAACGGTTTCAGGAACCGTATTGGTAAAGGGCATTGAAACCTCACTCACTTTTTATGGAGATGTAGCGGACCTGGTAGTTGCCGGTAACCAATTATTTTTTATGGCAGAAACAGAAGATTTTGGTAAGGAACTTTGGGTAAGCGATGGTACATCGGAGGGAACTAAAATGGTTGCAGACATCCGGCCCGGAACTGAAGATGGACTCTGGGATGGTTCCTATGGCTTATATCCCATTAACGACAAAGTTTATTTCGGAGCGAACGATGGAATGAAAGGAAATGAACCCTGGTGCAGCGATGGAACCGCTGCAGGCACGCAGCGGATTACAGACCTGAAACCAAACGGCGGCAGTTCTGATCCATTCAGCTTTGTTGCTTTGGGTGACAAAATTTTGTTCTCTGCGCGTATGGGAGGATTAGATAATGATTTATTTATTACAGATGGAACGGCAGCAGGCACTTCTTTTCTTTCTGAAACACCATTTCCAAGCACACTCTATTTTATCGCATCTTTTGGTGGGAAGATATACTACATCAATGATCTCGTTTATCAGCGCGCTGAATTGTGGGTTACTGATGGTACCGTTACAGGCACGCAGCAGTTTGAAATTCCCATTGCACAAAATGCGTCTTCGATGCCTGCTGCAATGGTAAGCCTTGGCCCTTCGAAATATATTTTTTCCATTTGGGATGATGATTCATTAAGTCAAATGTGGTTCACAGATGGCACTACGGCTGGCAGTGAAAAGATTTTTACAAATGCCAAGAAGGATGAGATTTTAATCGCACCGGAAGCATTAAACGGAACTGCATTTTTTGTGAGCCTGGATAGTGCCTATTTTCCTGAACTATGGAAAACTGACGGAACCGTACAGGGTACTGTAAAGGTGAAAAATATGGAACCTTATTTCGACGGTGGAACAGTGATCCTTAATAATCTATTGTACTTTATTGGAAATGATTTAACCTCACAATATCACCAACTATGGCGTACAGATGGTACTGAAGCAGGAACCTATCCCGTAAGTGAGCTTGATTATTCCGCAGCAGATAACCTTGTTCTTTATTACAATCACCTGTTCTTTTCTGCCGGAACAGATAGCTATGGCTTTGAGCTTTGGACCAGCGATGGTACTGCGGCGGGAACAATGATGTTTAAAGACATTAAGGAGGGAACTGGTAGTGCGTATCCTGATAATATTGCTTCCGCCAATGGGAAGCTCTACTTCGCTGCGGAGACAAACGATGTGGGCCTTGAACCATGGATCTCTGACGGCACTCCGGACGGAACTGTGCTCCTGAAAGATGCACTGGCTGGAATCAATGATTCAGATCCCGGTAAATTTACTGCCATCGGTGATTTCGTTTATTTCTCTGCAGCCGATGTTTTATACACAAAACAGCTATGGAAAACGGATGGCACCAATACCACGATAATCCTGGATGGGATTGATGGATATGATGGTTATAGTCTTTCAGAATTTACCGAATATAATGGCCGTCTTTATTTTGTCATTGGTCACAGTATGCTCGCTACGCTCAATGACGCAGAAACAAAAACGGAGAGTGTCTACGAGATGGCGGGAGAAATCAGTAACCTCCACGAGGTAAACAATGAGCTGTATTTTACAGTGATGAATACAGATAATTTTTTTCCTGTTGGTCATCTTTGGCAAAGCAATGGAACAACTTCCGGAACATATCAGCTTGACTTCTTTCCTGCTGTTGTAAGCGAATTGTCAACAGAGGTGTCCGGTCAGATTCTCTTAACGGATGGAAACCTTATGTTTCTGGGCTTGAATGATGAAGCTACAGGCACTGAGCTTTGGAAATACGAAGCTGCAGGCAACACGGGAATCCAAAATCATGTATCCAATTCCTCTTTGCTTAACGTTTTTCCAAACCCGTCTTCATCGGGAGTTTTTCAATTCAATGTCCCGGAGTTAAAGAATCCTGCGCTATTGGAGTTGAGTGACATCTCAGGCAGAAAAGTTTATGAAGAGAAAATCGGGAATGGAAGCGGTGCAATTGATATCTCTGGATTTTCGAAAGGACTTTATGTTCTTACTATCAGCAACCAGGAACTGCGGAGTGTTTCAAAGTTAATTTATGAGTGA